One window of the Eucalyptus grandis isolate ANBG69807.140 chromosome 6, ASM1654582v1, whole genome shotgun sequence genome contains the following:
- the LOC104448958 gene encoding cyclin-dependent kinase B2-2: protein MERPATAAVSAMEAFEKLEKVGEGTYGKVYRAREKATGKIVALKKTRLHEDEEGVPPTTLREISILRMLSRDPHIVRLMDVKQGQNKEGKTVLYLVFEYMETDLKKYIRGFRSSGESIPVNIVKSLMYQLCKGVAFCHGHGVLHRDLKPHNLLMDKKTLTLKIADLGLARAFTVPIKKYTHEILTLWYRAPEVLLGATHYSTAVDMWSVGCIFAELVTKQALFPGDSELQQLLHIFRLLGTPNEKMWPGVSSLMNWHEYPQWKPQSLSTAVPNLDKDGLDLLSQMLHYEPSRRISAKAAMEHPYFDDVNKTCL from the exons atggagagaccggcgacggcggcggtgtCGGCGATGGAGGCGTTCGAGAAGCTGGAGAAGGTCGGGGAAGGGACGTACGGGAAGGTGTACAGGGCCCGGGAGAAGGCGACGGGCAAGATCGTCGCCCTGAAGAAGACCCGCCTCCACGAGGACGAGGAGGGCGTCCCTCCCACCACCCTCCGCGAGATCTCCATCCTCCGCATGCTCTCCCGCGACCCTCACATCGTCAG GTTGATGGATGTCAAGCAAGGTCAGAACAAAGAAGGCAAGACGGTACTTTACCTGGTGTTTGAGTACATGGAAACTGATTTGAAGAAGTACATCCGCGGTTTCCGCAGCTCTGGAGAGAGCATCCCTGTCAACATTGTTAAG AGTTTGATGTACCAACTCTGCAAGGGCGTGGCTTTCTGCCATGGGCATGGGGTCTTGCATAG GGACCTTAAGCCTCACAATCTCCTCATGGACAAAAAGACGTTGACTCTTAAAATAGCGGATCTTGGACTTGCCAGAGCTTTCACAGtcccaataaaaaaatacactCATGAG ATACTGACTCTTTGGTATAGAGCTCCTGAAGTTCTTTTGGGGGCTACTCACTATTCAACCGCGGTTGACATGTGGTCTGTCGGCTGTATATTTG CTGAGTTAGTCACCAAGCAAGCACTCTTCCCTGGAGATTCTGAACTGCAACAGCTCCTACACATTTTCAG ACTGTTGGGTACTCCAAATGAAAAGATGTGGCCAGGGGTTAGCAGTTTGATGAACTGGCATGAGTATCCACAGTGGAAACCTCAAAGCCTGTCCACCGCGGTTCCCAATCTGGACAAGGATGGGTTGGATCTGCTTTCT CAAATGCTGCATTATGAGCCCTCGAGGAGGATTTCTGCAAAGGCAGCCATGGAGCATCCTTACTTCGATGACGTCAACAAGACTTGCCTATGA
- the LOC104448959 gene encoding AT-rich interactive domain-containing protein 6: MDVTEKPAERLPDESVATLVDASIEQQEPSLPSEDKEDKKHSTNGQLVALQTDNDKTLTLPSDVPMKESHEMPEKANDGVAAANGAKEKVGPLDENQENKNEGMTRDQDRNQSEISQKLHHEEVATPKAEEVVTPKAEAESMRNSNNWLIDPKMGMADESGTVEEQAAFMKELERFHKDKALEFKPPKFYGEPLNCLKLWRAVIKLGGYDVVTGSKLWRIVGESFHPPKTCTTVSWTFRIFYEKALLEYERHKTQTGALQLPAAPILQPTSIEKEANQSSGSNRARRGAASRAMKGWQSQRYLEYGEDKNSAPTTKRERNLKSIGLPREKTATALEHGERAVHHEADKQIMTSVVDVGPPADWVKISVREAKDCFEVYALVPGLLREEVRVQSDPAGRLVITGQPEQLENPWGITPFKKVVSLPSRIDPLQTSAVVSLHGRLFVRVPFEQGSALT, encoded by the exons ATGGATGTCACTGAGAAGCCAGCAGAGAGATTGCCAGATGAGTCTGTTGCCACTCTTGTTGATGCCAGCATAGAACAGCAAGAGCCATCCCTTCCGAGTGAGGATAAAGAGGATAAAAAACATAGCACGAATGGGCAATTGGTTGCTCTGCAGACTGACAATGACAAGACTCTTACATTACCGAGTGATGTTCCCATGAAAGAAAGTCATGAAATGCCTGAGAAGGCCAATGATGGAGTTGCTGCTGCTAATGGTGCTAAGGAAAAGGTCGGTCCTCTAGATGAAAACCAGGAAAATAAGAACGAGGGCATGACGCGTGACCAAGACCGGAATCAGTCAGAAATTTCCCAAAAACTTCATCATGAGGAAGTAGCAACTCCAAAAGCTGAGGAAGTAGTAACTCCAAAGGCTGAGGCGGAGAGCATGAGAAATTCCAACAATTGGTTGATTGATCCCAAG ATGGGGATGGCGGATGAATCCGGGACTGTGGAGGAGCAAGCGGCATTTATGAAGGAACTGGAAAGGTTTCACAAGGACAAGGCCTTGGAATTTAAACCACCTAAGTTTTATGGAGAGCCACTGAATTGTCTGAA GTTATGGAGAGCTGTCATTAAACTTGGTGGCTATGACGTG GTGACTGGATCCAAATTGTGGCGTATAGTAGGAGAGTCTTTCCATCCCCCAAA GACCTGCACGACAGTCTCTTGGACATTTCGAATTTTCTATGAGAAG GCTCTTTTGGAATATGAAAGGCATAAGACACAAACTGGTGCACTCCAATTACCTGCCGCACCCATCCTTCAACCTACAAGCATTGAAAAGGAG GCAAACCAATCTTCAGGATCAAATAGGGCACGCAGGGGTGCTGCATCGCGTGCTATGAAGGGTTGGCAATCTCAGCGCTATCTTGAATATGGCGAG GACAAAAACTCTGCCCCTACAACGAAGCGTGAAAGGAATCTCAAAAGCATAG GTTTACCTAGAGAGAAGACAGCAACTGCTTTGGAGCACGGGGAGAGAGCTGTTCATCATGAGGCAGATAAGCA GATTATGACGAGTGTCGTTGATGTTGGACCTCCTGCTGATTGGGTGAAGATCAGTGTTCGGGAAGCT AAAGATTGCTTCGAAGTATATGCTCTGGTCCCTGGCCTTTTGCGTGAAGAA GTGCGAGTTCAGTCAGATCCAGCTGGACGTCTAGTTATAACAGGTCAACCAGAGCAGCTCGAGAATCCTTGGGGCATCACTCCCTTTAAGAAG GTTGTGAGCTTACCATCGAGAATCGACCCACTGCAGACATCAGCTGTTGTTAGCCTTCATGGCAGACTCTTTGTACGCGTACCTTTCGAACAAGGATCGGCATTAActtaa
- the LOC104448960 gene encoding secoisolariciresinol dehydrogenase isoform X1, with protein MINSIPSLFIIRLPYAAITTSAAAVLFYTYCATMAGSSFISAATKRLEGKVALITGGASGIGEITARVFAHHGAKVVIADVNDSLGHSVRDSLSRDNASFVHCDVTDGSQIKAAVAEAVSTYGKLDIMFNNAGITGPNETRIIDNDKADFERVLAVNVTGVFLGMKHAAQAMIPVRRGCIINTASISSGLAGMTSHAYTCAKHAVLGLTRNAAVELGQFGIRVNCLSPNACATPLATGFFGMSPAELEAAIDAVANLKGVTLKVEDVANAALFLAGDEARYVSGHNLSIDGGFSVVNSSFRLFHYPPEEA; from the exons ATGATAAACTCCATTCCATCTCTCTTCATCATCAGATTACCATATGCAGCAATAACAACATCAGCAGCAGCAGTCTTATTCTACACTTACTGTGCAACAATGGCAGGCTCTTCATTCATCTCCGCAGCCACTAAAAG GCTAGAGGGCAAGGTCGCGCTAATCACCGGAGGAGCCAGCGGGATCGGCGAGATCACAGCCAGGGTCTTTGCCCACCACGGTGCCAAGGTGGTCATCGCCGACGTCAACGACTCGCTCGGCCACTCCGTCCGCGACTCCCTCAGCCGGGACAACGCCTCCTTCGTCCACTGCGACGTCACTGACGGGTCCCAAATCAAGGCCGCTGTTGCTGAGGCTGTCTCCACCTACGGCAAGCTCGACATCATGTTCAACAACGCCGGGATCACCGGCCCGAACGAGACCCGCATCATCGACAACGACAAGGCGGACTTCGAGCGCGTCCTTGCCGTGAACGTCACCGGCGTCTTCCTCGGGATGAAGCACGCGGCGCAGGCCATGATCCCGGTGCGGCGCGGGTGCATCATCAACACCGCCAGCATCAGCTCTGGCCTCGCCGGCATGACCTCGCATGCCTACACGTGCGCAAAGCACGCGGTGCTGGGGCTGACGAGGAACGCCGCCGTGGAGCTGGGGCAGTTCGGGATCCGGGTGAACTGCCTGTCGCCCAACGCCTGCGCGACGCCGCTGGCGACCGGGTTCTTCGGCATGAGCCCCGCGGAGCTGGAGGCAGCGATAGATGCGGTGGCGAACCTGAAGGGGGTGACGTTGAAGGTGGAGGACGTGGCGAACGCCGCCCTGTTCCTGGCAGGCGACGAGGCGAGGTATGTCAGCGGCCACAACCTGTCCATCGATGGCGGCTTCAGCGTCGTCAACTCTTCGTTCCGCTTGTTCCATTATCCCCCCGAGGAGGCCTGA
- the LOC104448960 gene encoding secoisolariciresinol dehydrogenase isoform X2 encodes MAGSSFISAATKRLEGKVALITGGASGIGEITARVFAHHGAKVVIADVNDSLGHSVRDSLSRDNASFVHCDVTDGSQIKAAVAEAVSTYGKLDIMFNNAGITGPNETRIIDNDKADFERVLAVNVTGVFLGMKHAAQAMIPVRRGCIINTASISSGLAGMTSHAYTCAKHAVLGLTRNAAVELGQFGIRVNCLSPNACATPLATGFFGMSPAELEAAIDAVANLKGVTLKVEDVANAALFLAGDEARYVSGHNLSIDGGFSVVNSSFRLFHYPPEEA; translated from the exons ATGGCAGGCTCTTCATTCATCTCCGCAGCCACTAAAAG GCTAGAGGGCAAGGTCGCGCTAATCACCGGAGGAGCCAGCGGGATCGGCGAGATCACAGCCAGGGTCTTTGCCCACCACGGTGCCAAGGTGGTCATCGCCGACGTCAACGACTCGCTCGGCCACTCCGTCCGCGACTCCCTCAGCCGGGACAACGCCTCCTTCGTCCACTGCGACGTCACTGACGGGTCCCAAATCAAGGCCGCTGTTGCTGAGGCTGTCTCCACCTACGGCAAGCTCGACATCATGTTCAACAACGCCGGGATCACCGGCCCGAACGAGACCCGCATCATCGACAACGACAAGGCGGACTTCGAGCGCGTCCTTGCCGTGAACGTCACCGGCGTCTTCCTCGGGATGAAGCACGCGGCGCAGGCCATGATCCCGGTGCGGCGCGGGTGCATCATCAACACCGCCAGCATCAGCTCTGGCCTCGCCGGCATGACCTCGCATGCCTACACGTGCGCAAAGCACGCGGTGCTGGGGCTGACGAGGAACGCCGCCGTGGAGCTGGGGCAGTTCGGGATCCGGGTGAACTGCCTGTCGCCCAACGCCTGCGCGACGCCGCTGGCGACCGGGTTCTTCGGCATGAGCCCCGCGGAGCTGGAGGCAGCGATAGATGCGGTGGCGAACCTGAAGGGGGTGACGTTGAAGGTGGAGGACGTGGCGAACGCCGCCCTGTTCCTGGCAGGCGACGAGGCGAGGTATGTCAGCGGCCACAACCTGTCCATCGATGGCGGCTTCAGCGTCGTCAACTCTTCGTTCCGCTTGTTCCATTATCCCCCCGAGGAGGCCTGA
- the LOC104448961 gene encoding 3-hydroxy-3-methylglutaryl-coenzyme A reductase 1, whose product MDVRRRQPKPPRPAAGDPRRHQKSLRLPAPGVDRREPSPSSPKASDALPLPLYLTNAVFFTLFFSVAYYLLHRWRDKIRSSVPLHVVTFPEIAAIVSLIASFIYLLGFFGIGFVQSFISRASHDAWDVLDDEVAVGGDGFLPEDDGPPCAAIACAPPKLAEREPIDSALSSAEDEEVVKSVTDGKIPSYSLESMLGDCKRATSIRREALQRMTGRSLKGLPLEGFDYESILGQCCEMPVGYVQIPVGIAGPLLLDGLEYSVPMATTEGCLVASTNRGCKAIYASGGATSVLLKDGMTRAPVVRFGSAKRAAELKFFLEDPDNFETLAMVFNRSSRFARLQSIKCSIAGKNLYMRFTCGTGDAMGMNMVSKGVQNVLDFLQSDFPDMDIIGISGNFCSDKKPAAVNWIEGRGKSVVCEAIIKEEVVKKVLKTSVHSLVELNMLKNLTGSAVAGSLGGFNAHASNIVSAIFIATGQDPAQNVESSHCITMMEAVNEGKDLHMSVTMPSIEVGTVGGGTQLASQSACLNLLSVRGASRESPGANARRLATIVAGAVLAGELSLMSAISAGQLVKSHMKYNRSSRDVTKVGS is encoded by the exons ATGGACGTCCGCCGGCGGCAGCCGAAGCCCCCGCGCCCCGCGGCCGGCGACCCCCGCCGCCACCAGAAGAGCCTCCGGCTGCCGGCCCCGGGCGTCGAccgccgcgagccctcgccgtcgtcGCCCAAGGCGTCGGACGCGCTCCCGCTGCCGCTGTACCTCACGAACGCCGTCTTCTTCACGCTCTTCTTCTCCGTCGCGTACTACCTCCTCCACCGGTGGCGCGACAAGATCCGCAGCTCCGTCCCGCTCCACGTCGTCACCTTCCCCGAGATCGCCGCCATCGTCTCCCTCATCGCCTCCTTCATCTACCTCCTCGGCTTCTTCGGCATCGGCTTCGTCCAGTCCTTCATCTCCCGCGCCTCCCACGACGCGTGGGACGTGCTCGACGACGAGGTCGCCGTGGGCGGCGACGGCTTCCTCCCGGAGGACGACGGCCCTCCCTGCGCCGCCATTGCGTGCGCTCCTCCGAAGCTGGCCGAGCGCGAACCTATCGACTCCGCCCTGTCGTCCGCCGAGGACGAGGAGGTCGTGAAGTCCGTCACGGACGGTAAAATCCCGTCGTACTCGCTCGAGTCCATGCTCGGGGACTGCAAGAGAGCCACTTCCATCCGGCGCGAGGCGCTGCAGCGGATGACCGGGAGGTCGCTGAAGGGCTTGCCCCTCGAAGGGTTCGACTACGAGTCGATCCTGGGTCAGTGCTGCGAAATGCCGGTCGGGTACGTGCAGATTCCGGTGGGGATCGCCGGTCCGCTGTTGCTCGACGGGTTGGAGTATTCCGTGCCCATGGCGACCACCGAGGGTTGCTTGGTGGCGAGCACGAACAGGGGTTGCAAGGCGATCTACGCATCCGGCGGGGCCACGAGCGTCTTGTTAAAGGACGGCATGACGAGAGCGCCGGTCGTGCGGTTCGGTTCCGCGAAGCGGGCGGCGGAGCTGAAGTTCTTCTTGGAGGATCCGGACAATTTCGAGACCTTGGCTATGGTGTTCAACAG ATCGAGTAGATTCGCCAGGCTCCAGAGTATAAAATGCTCGATCGCTGGAAAGAATCTTTACATGAGATTCACCTGCGGTACAGGTGATGCTATGGGGATGAACATGGTGTCGAAAGGGGTGCAAAATGTGCTGGATTTCCTTCAAAGCGATTTCCCAGACATGGATATAATTGGCATTTCTG GAAACTTTTGCTCCGATAAAAAGCCTGCTGCTGTGAATTGGATTGAAGGACGGGGAAAATCAGTTGTTTGTGAGGCAATTATTAAGGAAGAGGTGGTGAAGAAGGTTTTGAAAACCAGTGTACACTCACTAGTCGAGCTCAACATGCTGAAGAATCTTACGGGATCTGCTGTTGCTGGTTCTCTTGGTGGATTCAATGCCCATGCGAGCAACATCGTGTCTGCTATATTTATAGCAACTGGCCAGGATCCAGCACAGAATGTTGAGAGTTCTCATTGCATTACCATGATGGAAGCTGTCAATGAAGGAAAGGATCTTCATATGTCTGTTACCATGCCTTCTATTGAG GTGGGCACGGTTGGAGGCGGAACTCAGCTGGCTTCACAGTCTGCCTGCCTGAATCTGCTTAGTGTCAGGGGTGCAAGTAGAGAGTCGCCGGGAGCTAACGCGAGGCGCCTGGCCACCATTGTCGCTGGTGCAGTTCTCGCAGGAGAGCTCTCCCTAATGTCTGCCATTTCTGCTGGGCAGCTTGTAAAGAGTCACATGAAGTATAACAGATCCAGCAGAGACGTCACAAAAGTCGGATCTTAG